The following is a genomic window from Bacillota bacterium.
GTAAAGGCCTTGGTGTCGCCGGCCGTCCCCTTGCTGATGGTGGCGGTCAGGGTGAGTTGCTTGTCGCCCTGGGTGTGGGAGGGCCGCGTCACTTTACCGTCAATAGCGATTACGGAGGTGTCGCTGCTCTGCCAGGTGACGGTGGTCCCGCCGGCACCGCTTGCCGGCAGGGTCAGGTCGCTGGTGATATTGTCGGGTGCCGGATTCGCTCCCTTGATAATGTCGAAGGTCAGCGCCGCTTTGCCCGCCGCCACGGCTTCCGCGTCGGTCTGCGCCAGCGCTTTGACCGTGAGGGCAAAGGCCTTGGTGTCGCCGGCCGTTCCCTTGCTGATGGTGGCGGTCAGGGTGATTTGCTTATCGCCCTGGGTGTGGGAAGGACGCGTTACCTTGCCGTCATTGCCGATTACGGAGGTGTCGCTGCTCAGCCACGCGAAGGTGGTCCCGTTCGCACCGCTTCCCGGCAGGGTCAGGTCGCTCGTGATGCTGTCGGCCGCCGTATTCGCTCCCTTAATATCGTCAAAGGTCAGTGCCGTTTTGTCCGCCCCCACGGCCTGGGCGTCGCTGAGCACCCCTGTGCCGGAAAGTGGTACATCTAGCTGGCTGTTGGCAGGGTCGTTTGATGGTATCCTTAACAAAGCGCTCTTGGCACCAGCGGAAGTGGGAGAGAAAACAACCTCCAGCGAAGCGCTGTGTCCCGGTGTCAGCGTTTGTCCGGAAGCCTGGTCGTTTTGAATGCCGAATTGGCCGGCGTCAAGGCCGGTTATCACTATCGCCCCAACAATAAGGTTAGCCGTGCCGTTGTTGGTAATGGTGAAGCTTCGCGCGGACGATGTATTGTCCACGAAAATATCGCCGAAGTTGTGACCACCAGGGCTTACCTCTATGAACGGCACCGAAATAAAGGCGGAGACTTTGAGGTAGCTGGAAAAGTCCACGTGGTCGCTCACCCTGTCCCCGGTTCCCAACGGGTTGGTCGCGTGTCGCGGGCCGGACGCCGCACCCCAGAAGTTGTATTTGGCGTTTACCGTAACTGACGAGCTGATGTTCTGTACTCCGAAGTTGGCGTTTCCGGTGATGTCATTGCCTTGACCAGCGGCGCCGCCGATGACCGGGTTAGCGTTATTCTCGCAGTAAACACCGATTGGGTTGTTAGAGATGGTATTCTTTGTGACCGCCGGGTTGCTGTCGCGGAGGTGAATGCCGCTATGAGCGTTGTTGCGCATGGTGTTGCCGGAGATGGTCACGTTGCTCCCGGCGTACTCCAGGAGGATGCCGTGGCTGGCGTTATGCTCGAAGGTGTTGCCGCTAACCGTGTGGACGGCGCCGGTGTCCCACAGGCGCAGGGCGTGGGAGGCGCTGTTGCTTAAAACCGAGTTGGTCAGGGTGAGTGTGCCTGCCCCGGTCTTATAGAGGTTGCCGACGTGGCGGCCCGTGTAAAAGGGCGCGTCCCACCAAATCACCGCCCCGCCGTAGCGGATCACCGTGTGGTCCAGGGTGGCGGCCCCGTTGTTGCGGATCTCGATCCCGATCCACCACCCGGCGGCCGGGACGGTGGTCGAACCGTCGCCGTTGGTGTCACCGCCCGCCGCGTCGTCCCGGTAGTCGGTGAAGTAGATGGGGGCGGCAGCAGTACCCCGAGCCAAGAGGATGCCGTTCACATGCAGGCCGGTGTTCTGGGCGAATTTGACCACGCGCCCCGCCGTAACGGTCAGGGTCCTGCCGGCGGCCACGGTGATGTTCCCCCGCAGGAAATAGACCCGGTTGTTATCCCAACTGACATTAGCATTGATGGTGCCGCCTTCCACATGCAACGGGCCGTCAAAGAT
Proteins encoded in this region:
- a CDS encoding immunoglobulin-like domain-containing protein, whose product is ANNGIVLVNAGSNVTISGNTMRNNAHSGIHINNSSPAISVNTSLGNAHYGLYVAGDGTRLPTSIANNTLNGNTIGPIGLAAPCSGVTVDANNIFDGPLHVEGGTINANVSWDNNRVYFLRGNITVAAGRTLTVTAGRVVKFAQNTGLHVNGILLARGTAAAPIYFTDYRDDAAGGDTNGDGSTTVPAAGWWIGIEIRNNGAATLDHTVIRYGGAVIWWDAPFYTGRHVGNLYKTGAGTLTLTNSVLSNSASHALRLWDTGAVHTVSGNTFEHNASHGILLEYAGSNVTISGNTMRNNAHSGIHLRDSNPAVTKNTISNNPIGVYCENNANPVIGGAAGQGNDITGNANFGVQNISSSVTVNAKYNFWGAASGPRHATNPLGTGDRVSDHVDFSSYLKVSAFISVPFIEVSPGGHNFGDIFVDNTSSARSFTITNNGTANLIVGAIVITGLDAGQFGIQNDQASGQTLTPGHSASLEVVFSPTSAGAKSALLRIPSNDPANSQLDVPLSGTGVLSDAQAVGADKTALTFDDIKGANTAADSITSDLTLPGSGANGTTFAWLSSDTSVIGNDGKVTRPSHTQGDKQITLTATISKGTAGDTKAFALTVKALAQTDAEAVAAGKAALTFDIIKGANPAPDNITSDLTLPASGAGGTTVTWQSSDTSVIAIDGKVTRPSHTQGDKQLTLTATISKGTAGDTKAFTLTVKAQAPAPVPGGWDDVTPAVPPVVPLVVPPAAPAVTAPDVQRATGATFTEDFSAEEAEQGVTVDAGALEGMRDLGREVRINTPQAAVVLPPRLAQALLEQDAGSMIVISVTPGVGDLPPSPAHLRPAGADVEVSARVKRGDREVNLEGERHLILPYDPQRVQNPSRLGIYRWEKEKWRYVGGRADTATNTVRVRLTGFSRYAVFEEARAFSDLAGHWAINDIQILSARYIVGGLPGGSFAPDRTVTRAEFAAMVVNALEFAGHKAQDAAGKTFTDIPSGAWYAKAVSTAAAAGLVGGYADGTFGPERSVTREEAAVLTVRLLKRLGVEVPPAPESILESYRDAGAVGAWARATMAAAVQTGIIGGTPEGKLAPADRLTRAQAAVLLKRALAKADLL